In Falco cherrug isolate bFalChe1 chromosome 5, bFalChe1.pri, whole genome shotgun sequence, one DNA window encodes the following:
- the FAM234B gene encoding protein FAM234B, which yields MATVLSRALKLPGKKSPDLGEYDPLTQADSDESEDDLVLNIQKNGGVKNGKSPPEEVQDADSDVEVGMTKQHTSESTPEGYAAETAGSLEQKAAPSLMPYLRTAIFLLTVVISMILVLVCAFLIPCPPRDLHNIWNRNLGQGAGGVLSPLELCDVNGDGLPDILIVFTALMNASVMGVSRPSVTVVALSGMNGSTLWSIQLPEETRSVQCKGLSLGVPAEPVCLVTGTSKFLSLLSASTGKTIWTLNSIHLSSGILAAPAATLPDVDGDGIRDIVVLALKETQPDVFFILVSGKTGTALRGPVKYSTNGEGKVIGPQVHITSRGAIYILFGFGNVQAVALRDIFTQARNRDSFPAMLQQEEPEWEKRRSVNLSELIDIYSGGVDFLQTMKTPDTNCSSLLITTKEGLILLRGQDLEPHWTLKLQNISSQPVPGYFGADQTLDFMLQAQTGNGNKKVVVIDGKSGLPVWHQELPWQKQQLDDALSVMTLDKKSVFLFWADEAQAVLQSLQPGPRPEHPGLHHLYLLHPVFPTVLLDLTNATDKIIASAVGINDLQKDAFHITVTTTATSEKQPGFLSVSKLGLKWAMMSQGRMVWLKDTTTPKISRGEVRRFLARLKFVDFPQKL from the exons ATGGCGACGGTGCTGTCCCGGGCGCTGAAGCTGCCGG GAAAGAAGAGCCCAGACCTTGGGGAATATGATCCCCTCACTCAGGCCGACAGTGATGAAAGTGAAGATGACCTGGTACTCAACATCCAGAAGAACGGGGGGGTCAAGAATGGGAAGAGCCCCCCTGAGGAGGTGCAGGATGCTGACTCTGATGTGGAGGTTGGGATGACAAAGCAGCACACGTCAGAGAGCACGCCTGAGGGTTATGCTGCAGAGACAGCTGGGAGTTTGGAGCAGAAGGCTGCTCCCTCCCTCATGCCATACCTGCGCACAGCGATCTTTTTGCTCACTGTGGTGATCTCGATGATTCTTGTGTTGGTGTGCGCATTTCTAATTCCCTGTCCCCCTAGAGACTTGCATAACATCTGGAACCGCAACCTAGGTCAGGGAGCAG GTGGTGTATTATCCCCACTGGAGCTGTGTGATGTGAATGGTGATGGGCTCCCTGACATCCTCATTGTCTTCACTGCCTTGATGAATGCTAGTGTCATGG gtgTCTCTAGGCCCTCCGTAACTGTGGTGGCCCTTTCTGGTATGAATGGCAGCACCCTGTGGTCCATCCAGCTTCCAGAGGAGACTCGGAGTGTGCAGTGCAAAGGGCTGTCACTGGGGGTGCCTGCAGAGCCCGTCTGCCTTGTTACGGGAACATCAAAATTCCTTAGCCTTCTCAGTGCCTCCACAG GCAAGACCATCTGGACGCTGAACTCCATTCACCTTTCAAGTGGGATCCTGGCTGCACCAGCTGCAACTCTTCCAGATGTAGATGGAGATGGCATTAGGGATATTGTTGTTCTGGCTCTCAAAGAGACACAG CCTGATGTGTTTTTCATCTTGGTGTCAGGAAAGACTGGGACTGCTTTGCGTGGGCCTGTGAAGTACAGCACAAATGGAGAAGGGAAAGTGATTGGCCCCCAAGTCCACATTACCAGCCGTGGAGCCATCTACatcctgtttggttttg GTAATGTTCAAGCAGTTGCCCTGAGGGATATCTTTACCCAAGCCAGAAACCGTGACAGTTTTCCTgcaatgctgcagcaggaggagccGGAGTGGGAAAAGCGCCGATCTGTCAACCTGTCAGAGCTCATTGACATTTACAG TGGGGGTGTTGACTTCCTGCAGACAATGAAGACACCTGACACAAactgcagcagcctgctcaTCACAACCAAAGAGGGCTTGATCCTACTGCGGGGACAGGACCTGGAGCCCCACTGGACCCTGAAGCTGCAGAACATCAGCAG CCAGCCTGTACCAGGTTACTTTGGTGCTGACCAAACTCTGGACTTCATGCTGCAAGCACAGActggaaatggaaacaaaaag GTGGTGGTGATAGACGGCAAATCTGGCCTCCCTGTTTGGCACCAGGAGCTCCCATGGCAGAAGCAACAACTTGATGATGCACTGTCAGTCATGACTTTGGAcaagaaatctgtttttctcttctgggcTGATGAAGCACAGGCTGTATTACAAAGTTTG CAACCTGGTCCCAGACCTGAGCACCCAGGGCTGCATCACCTCTATCTTCTTCATCCTGTTTTTCCTACAGTTCTTTTGGACCTCACCAATGCAACAGACAAAATCATTGCTTCAGCAG TTGGCATTAATGATCTCCAGAAGGATGCATTTCACATCACTGTGACAACAACTGCAACCTCTGAAAAACAACCAGGATTTCTCTCGGTCAGCAAGCTGGGCCTGAAGTGGGCCATGATGAGTCAAGGTCGAATGGTGTGGCTAAAGGACACCACCACTCCCAAAATCAGCCGTGGAGAAGTGAGGCGATTTCTTGCCCGACTGAAATTTGTTGACTTTCCTCAGAAG ctctaG